The Solanum lycopersicum chromosome 2, SLM_r2.1 DNA window TTGGTGAAGGGTCAACTTCATTCTTGATTTTGATTAGGGCGTCTAAGACCATAGGGCCACATTCCTTCAGATCAATTTTGTATTCTTGGAGCTCGGGTTTCCCTGGGTTATCTGGATTCCATCGGTAAATTTGAAACGACTTGAGGTTGGACCTGCTGGGATTTGGTGTCCGAAGCGTGAGCTCGGGCAACAAGTAGCCTCGCCGCCGGCGAAGATGACTGAACCCTATAAATAGCTCGTCGGATTAAACCAGTAGCCATTGATATTACAGCTCTTCATCTTCGTATTACATATACATAAAAGTCACTCTCTTGTTTTTCAGAGAAAATGACAAAATGGTCCCTTATGTTTAAGGATAATTTAAAATGGTCCTTATGCTCTGCTGTACGTTAAAATAATCTCACAAATATACACTTAAATGCTCTGCTGTACGTTAAAATAATCTCATAAATATATACCAACAATTTTGATCTTTCAAGTTCGTCACAAGTTAACAAAAATGGTGCCTTGTATTTTGTTCCTTAAGCATGCACTTATTAGTTTTGTTTCTTAAAAGATAGAAATAAATCATAACACTTTGAGTATCTAATAAATTATATACGAACTACATCTGTATTATATTTATCAGAAGTATAGAAGAATttagttataaaaataaaaaaaattcacccaaTTCTAAAATAGGTAATACAAAAAACTACACAAGTTAGATAGAAACAATTTATACGCTTTACTAAACTGAACCGAACTTAAAATAGCAAAGACTACTTATCATGACACCCCTTAATGATGTTATTTTCACTAATTATCATGACAAAAATACCTAAAAAGTCCCAAtctcaaataaatcaaaatcaactaaaattttctttgtCAATATTGCTTCACTTAGGTATGTCTTAACTTCAACCATATGTTTCACACAATGATGTAAATAATGCGGCTAATAATTTCCCtgatttgttcttttttttccacACGCGTTAGTTTTAGTGGGGCACGCACAATTTCTACTATTTCAGTCTCAAGTCTTTGGTTTCCCATTTTTCTTCCTTGTGGAATAAAAGTCTCTAGTCTTGTTCCAACGTAGAGACAATaagcaaaaatataaatttccgCTTACCAATAAATACGtcgtcttctttcttttcttcaaaaaaaaaaaaaaatcctcttTCACTCTACAGCCAGCAGTCTAAGATGTTAAGCTCCTGTTTTGGGAGCTGCTTTGGTGGGGACGATGGTGATGATCTTTTATGGCATATGGACTTGAAGCCACATGCCACAGGTGAATATTCTGTTGCTGTAGTTCAGGCCAATTCTTTGCTTGAAGATCAAGGTCAAGTTTTTACAACCCCTAGTGCTACTTATGTGGGTGTTTATGATGGTCATGGTGGCCCGCAAGCTTCTCGCTTCATCAACAACAATCTCTTCCCTCAACTACAAAGTATGTACTATTTCTTGATACTATTTTACTACTATGAAAGATTGGGTTCACTCTGTTTCTTGTCAGTGGGGTCTAATAGCAAAACTATGCTAGTgcaaattttctaattttatatttctaaacctataattttttttgacttcttgATTGTTGGTTTATGTGGTGTGTTTAGTTAGTATGTTGAAATTATCATGAGATTGATCAGGGGAGGCTGGGAGAAAATTGACTTGGTCATGCGTGGAGTAGAGGAGAAAAAGGAATTGAGCTTGTTCAAATTGTAGACAtgtttaatttttgaatgtttgAAATAGGTGTAATTAGAGATATCATTTTGTGTTTGATTTCCTTGTTTTTTCGATTATTATAGAGCTGGCTTTGGAAGAAGGAGGATTGTCTGAGGACGTGATCAGGAAAGCATTTGATGCTATTGAGGAGGGATTCTTGCGTTTGGTGAAACAGTCTTGGCTGGATCAACCTCAGATTGCATCTGCAGGGTCTTGTTGTCTATTTGGAGCAATCTCAAAAGATGAATTGTATGTGGCAAATCTTGGGGACTCCAGGGCAGTGCTTGGCAGGAGAGCAGAGACAGGCCAGACGGGTGATTCAGCAGTAGTAGTGGCAGAACGTTTGTCGATAGATCATAATGTTGGGGTTGAGGAGGTTAGGAAGGAGGTAGAGGCACTGCATCCAGATGATTCTCATGTTGTGGTCTACGTTCGAGGGGTTTGGAGAATTAAGGGTATAATTCAGGTATCTGTTCTCAATCCTCTTTTCTTCTGTCCTATTAATGCAGTCGACAGTTTTGATTAGACATTTAACCATTCAAGGTTATTAAATTTGTTTACTAGCCTTCATGATATTCAGTAGAATTAATACATCTTTTCAGACCTGCAGCCATGATGAATCAGACCTCCACTTGAAGAAAGCTAATTAGTCCTTTCTGAAATGCGGTTTTGTTATGACTAGGTGGCGTCTGAGAATGTTAATAGTTTCTATTCAATCTAAAGTACATATGGTGGAAGGAGAAAATAGTCAGAGCTCTTTCATTCTCAATTCTGACTTCCGTTAAGTTTACAGTGGTCCATCTGTTGTTACCTCTTAGCTGTCTAGATACGCTAATGTTCTGAAAGTAAGAAAGTTATGGAAGCTAGACAACAAAGAAGACCTAAGTCTTTTTTTTCTGATCTCTGGTTTGTCGTCACACACAAATACAAAGATTCATATTTATGTAGTTAGAAACAATTCGCCTTTCTGTTGCTCGAGCATGTTATGAAGGTGGTCCAAAATCTCCGGGAACTCATAGTTGAGGCTTCTAAATAAGTCACTTTATATATGCTAATTATGTGTGTGCACTCATAGCAAGTTGATCATACCTTTTAGACGTGGTGTATGTCAAGTCTTTCTGGGGTGCCTCTTTTGTGTGTTGGCATAAAGTATGCTTTCATCTACTTTTTCTGAGGTTATAGACCGTATGTTTAAATTTTGTCCTTTTAGCTTCTTAGCCAAtcacattataatttatacccttgtcaaaaaaaaacatgtcaCTTCATATGTTGATTATGTAGATTTGTGTGTCTAGTTCTTTTGGAGAATAAACATCTTTTTATCTTCTACTTTTTAAGATTTTAGACCTTGTGTATAAGCAATTTCTCCTTTTCAATCTAGTAAAAGACACATCAGTGTCAAGATTTACAAGTTTGCACCTATGGGATTCACATCAAGGCAAAAACATTTTGTTGCATGTGAAGTAATTTTGTTTTACGCATGGACACAAAGGAATGTCCTTTCCCGTTTATCCCTTCGCTCTTAACCACTTACTagcaatcttttatcttttggtAACTACAATTTGTAGCAGCGGCTGCATGATACTTATCTTTCCATCTGTATCCTTCATTTTAACTTCAGCAAGGTTCCCTTGTTAtatgaaaaatgccaaataaaGTCTGAAGCTGACTGTTTTCGTTAAAAGCTTGCAAGCAGCCAATATCAGGGAGCAATCCTATGTTTTGAGAAAATCCATCTCATATTGCCTATTTATCTGTACCAGGTTTCTAGATCAATTGGTGATGTCTATCTGAAGAAACCTGAGTTTAATAGAGATCCTATGTTCATACAATATGGATATCCTATTCCTTTAAAAAGAGCTGTAATGTCAGCAGAGCCCTCCATATTGATCCGAAAGATAAGACCAGAAGacttatttttgatatttgCATCGGATGGCCTATGGGATCAACTAACCGATGACGAAGCTAAGGATATTGTTTTGAAGAATCCTAGAATTGTGAGTATCGACCCCTCCTATTCTATcacattctttaatttttggaaACAGTACGTACCCTCATCCATTTTGTTATCTGTAAAGTGGATGCAGGCTCTTATGATAACTAGACTCTCCTTGAAGTAATTTTGTGATCAAACTTCTCCTTCATGTTGGGCATAATTAACTAATGAATAAGATAACTGTGTTTTCTTCCTCATTTCTCCAGGGAATAGCAAAACGATTAGTGAGAGCTGCCCTTGAGGGTGCTGCagagaagaaagaaatgagATATGAGGACATCAAACGACTAGAGAAGGGGGAAAGGCGGCACGTTCATGATGATATCACAGTTATTGTGATATATTTGGATCACCCTGGAAGGTCCTCAAATTCTGGAATTAACATTGTTAAGGGCACGAATGTCCCTCTTGACATATACTCCTTGAACTCGGGTCATTAAGGAGAGAACATATCTTATGTTTCCCCATGAAAAGTGTCTAATACAtgtatacattatatatacCATTTTGTAAATACGTCGTCTAAAACTTGGAGAGTTTCTTTATATACTTTTAGATAACAATCAGAAGGGCCAACCATGTACATTTACCTTGATGTACACGTACCTTCTGTATTGGAGTTGATAGACTAAGCTGGTGACAAAACCAGCTTGagcttatacttctttttttgACACTTCTGCTTAAAGCCCTGTTTGTTTGTACCTTGTTATACTTTCCTGGCAATTATACTACAACTCTTCATGGTGAAAGTTTATAGATGAAATGAAATTACAGCTTCTTCTTAGTCAATAAACCATGAAGCATTTTACCTATTGTGATCCTGGGATGTAATTATCCTTGACCAATTTGAACAATACTAGGTGTGCTTTATTTGAGAATCCAATTTCCGCTAATAGATAAACTTGTTAAGAGTTTTACTTGATTTTCTCACagtatatgattttattttatttcgaaggaaaaataaagtattaccataattgatttatattttcttttatactaattttcaatcggtaaatatataatattatatttctcTTTGTAAAGTTTCTTTGTGgtataatttatcattattcaaaatttacaCTTGTTAGCTCTACAATGCCTTGTAATTTTTATCCTAACAAGTAGGATACCTCTTAAGATTCCCTTTCAGAAATTATCTGATCATATGGGTAAATTTTAAATGGAACAAGTATTCATGACAGGGGAAAACAGATTTGATGATGCTCAAATTTAGAAGTCCCAAAGTTCCCAGCAAGCAGTTTCCAAGGAAAAACAAGAGTTCCCTTAATATTGAGATAATTTGCATGTTTGGttaaaatatcatgaaattatGATTGCTCACTTAATTTAAATAGGgaataattaaaatgatcatttaTGTTACTCCTTGCGGTTAAAAAGGAatgatctagtttgacttggaacagagtttaagaaaataaaaaagattttttaattttgtggttctaaattaaagttatgtcaaatgtaccaaaatcaAACTCTTTAATCTTGTGGGTCTTAAACACGCTAcgtgaaaaattaaagttaaagtgttttcaaaaaatgaaagggatcattctttttaaaagagatcaaaaagaaaatagaatcattcttttttaaacggatggAGTATTTTCTAGTGTTTTTCGGTAgaagttattaatattttattatagtaaaaaatatgtGTGACTTTTATTTTAGCATAAAACAGATAAAGTAACTTTACTAAAGTATTTCAATAACTTGATAACCATAAAAACCCTTCCATTAATTAGCACTCTTGCAATACTAATGTTATGATTTGTGAACCTAAAATTAACAGCCACCGGCCAATCCATCTTCCTTCGTACCAAAAAGTCGGCTGGTCGTCTCCTCCAATTTCCACACCACACCTTAATAAAGTCTAAAAATTGGGAAACAAAAAACTCAGACCAAAAAATGGGAATCGGTGAAGAAGCTCACAACGTAAAAGTTGTAGGTTCAGGCGAAAAGACCATCGTACTGGGTCATGGCTTCGGCACCGATCAGTCTGTTTGGAAACAGCTTGTTCCTTACCTCGTTGATGAATATCGTGTTGTACTTTATGATAATATGGGTGCTGGACCGACAAATCCTGATTACTTCGATTTTGATCGATATTCTTCCCTTGAAGGTTATGCGTACGATTTAATTTCCATTTTGGAGGAACTTCAAATCAATCGTTGCATGTACTTAGGCCATTCCTTATCGGCTATGACTGGTGTTGTTGCTTCTATTTTTCGTCCCGATCTCTTTTCCAAACTCATTCTTGTATCAGCTTCCCCAAGGTGAGATAAATTGATATGTCAATTTATTTGTCTAAtgaaacttttaaatatttctgtatttaactaaaaaacaagaaaagtgTTAATTAAAATGCTCGTTTAACACAAATAAATTAGAAGGAAGATGTACGTAGCATTTCCCTCTTAAACGTATTTACGATTCAGATATTTTAAATCAATCTCCTCCGTTTCTTTTGATCTTATCTAAAAAGAATCACacaacttttcttttcttttttttaaaaaaaattcaactttttttgcCAATCAcatgaattttcttttgatattatgaAGAATTTTGCAATACTTACCATCCACCCAACACCAATAAAATTGGATTGAACGTAACCTCTGTTAACTATCCGAGCAACTCTCTTCTATAACGTCACATGATTTCTTTTCTTAGGTTCATAAATACGGATGACTATTATGGAGGATTCGAATCGGAAGACATAGAACAACTATGTCAAGCAATGGAGTCGAACTACAAGGCATGGGTATCTGGTTTTGCGCCACTAGCGGTGGGAGGTGACATGAATTCCGTGGCAGTACAAGAATTCAGCAGGACATTATTCAACATGAGACCAGACATAGCACTCAGTGTTTTCCGCACTGTTTTCACGTTCGACCTAAGGCATTATCTGTCCCGTGTTACTGTCCCTTGCCATATCATACAGAGCTCAATGGATGTTGCAATGCCAGTGACTGTTTCTGAATATTTACACAGAAATTTAGGCGGAAAATCGATCGTAGAGATCATCTCAACAGAAGGTCATCTTCCACATTTGAGCGCACCTGAGGCTACTATCCCCGTATTGCTTCGACACATTTCACATGATATTACTGCTGATGCTTCTTCTAGTTAAAGGATAATGAAAAAAACTTCTTCAAAAGTACTcatcatcaaaataaatatacatgtgTATTTCTATTCTCCTCTTTGTTTTTCATGTCACCATTGCTTACAAAATGAATCAACTAAGTCTTCCTGATCCATTTCAAATCCAGCCGGAGGTCTTCGAGCCTTGTTACGGACTAAAGTCCTAAAGAAAAGCGACCCCAATCCCTCCCCAGCCCAGGTCAAAGGTCTTCCCGCCCTTTTTGGGGCAGAGTCAAGTTCGTTACGGTCAGCAAATCAGCCACgcgaatttaataatttttactcagactttataaaaatattaagtattactataaatatttaattgtaaaCTTAGTTATTgattatactattaatttaaaattgttatatgaatttatacactttaaatcttgaatttcGCTTCTAATTagacttttctttctttttctatcaTATTGCCTAGGCAAGTATATTTACACTTGATAGCAACAAGAAATACTTGTAAATGTGGTGACTAAGCCCACACGTCGAACTCAGCTTTCTACTCTTCCTTTATGAGTCCAGAGTcaaaaaagtataaattattaacaaaaattttaagatggtatataaaattttatattaactaaaACGGTAAAATTGTTGGAACAACAGCGATTTACTTCACCGAaactgcagcgattttgcaaaatgtaattttaaaataaaaaaaatcaaatcgctaTCTTGACAgctattttcaattttctttttagaaaattgcagcaaaattgaaaatcgctgcctagatagtgatttgaattttttcaaaaaaaaaatcacattttgtaaaatcgctgcagtagcagcgatttttctttttttggtggAGTAAATCGTtgttgttccagcgattttatcgttttgattaatatgaaattttatatattattttaatacttttattaatattttataccatttAGGCTCCGGACTCCTTTCTTTATTCCCGTAGAAGGCACTAAAAATTTTGGTCcgttgaatttttttcttttctccattAATATTCTGGAGGCAATAGAAGAGTATGGATAAAAAAGTGTCTGGAATAATATATTCCACATTTAGATTTGTTTTAGTCTGTGCTTTAATT harbors:
- the LOC101253040 gene encoding probable protein phosphatase 2C 78 → MLSSCFGSCFGGDDGDDLLWHMDLKPHATGEYSVAVVQANSLLEDQGQVFTTPSATYVGVYDGHGGPQASRFINNNLFPQLQKLALEEGGLSEDVIRKAFDAIEEGFLRLVKQSWLDQPQIASAGSCCLFGAISKDELYVANLGDSRAVLGRRAETGQTGDSAVVVAERLSIDHNVGVEEVRKEVEALHPDDSHVVVYVRGVWRIKGIIQVSRSIGDVYLKKPEFNRDPMFIQYGYPIPLKRAVMSAEPSILIRKIRPEDLFLIFASDGLWDQLTDDEAKDIVLKNPRIGIAKRLVRAALEGAAEKKEMRYEDIKRLEKGERRHVHDDITVIVIYLDHPGRSSNSGINIVKGTNVPLDIYSLNSGH
- the LOC101243860 gene encoding probable esterase KAI2, with the translated sequence MGIGEEAHNVKVVGSGEKTIVLGHGFGTDQSVWKQLVPYLVDEYRVVLYDNMGAGPTNPDYFDFDRYSSLEGYAYDLISILEELQINRCMYLGHSLSAMTGVVASIFRPDLFSKLILVSASPRFINTDDYYGGFESEDIEQLCQAMESNYKAWVSGFAPLAVGGDMNSVAVQEFSRTLFNMRPDIALSVFRTVFTFDLRHYLSRVTVPCHIIQSSMDVAMPVTVSEYLHRNLGGKSIVEIISTEGHLPHLSAPEATIPVLLRHISHDITADASSS